The Klebsiella quasivariicola region CAGATCGTGAACTGACACACACTTTGCGCTACCATCAGAGCGCAACGAAATGGGGGAGCGGAAGCGATGGTGATGAAAGAGAGCGAGACAGGACAAGACAAAGAGCGGCCGGCGGGAAGTCAGAGCCTGTTCCGTGGACTGATGCTGATTGAAATTCTGAGCAACTATCCAAACGGTTGCCCGCTGGCGCATCTGTCAGAGCTGGCGGGGCTCAATAAAAGTACCGTCCATCGATTACTGCAGGGTTTGCAGTCCTGTGGGTATGTCACACCGGCCCCGGCGGCGGGTAGCTATCGGCTCACCACCAAGTTCATCGCCGTTGGCCAGAAAGCGCTCTCCTCGCTGAATATCATCCATGTGGCGGCTCCCCATCTTGAAGCGCTTAACCTGGCGACGGGCGAAACGGTGAACTTTTCCAGCCGGGAAGACGATCATGCGATCCTGATTTACAAGCTTGAGCCGACCACCGGCATGCTGCGTACCCGCGCTTATATTGGCCAACATATGCCGCTCTATTGCTCCGCGATGGGGAAGATTTACATGGCGTTCGGCCATCCTGACTATGTGGAGCATTACTGGAACACTCACCAGGATATTATTCAGCCGCTGACCCGCAACACCATCACCGGCTTGCCAGCCATGCATGATGAGCTGGCGCAGATCCGTGAACGG contains the following coding sequences:
- the yiaJ gene encoding IclR family transcriptional regulator YiaJ, whose translation is MVMKESETGQDKERPAGSQSLFRGLMLIEILSNYPNGCPLAHLSELAGLNKSTVHRLLQGLQSCGYVTPAPAAGSYRLTTKFIAVGQKALSSLNIIHVAAPHLEALNLATGETVNFSSREDDHAILIYKLEPTTGMLRTRAYIGQHMPLYCSAMGKIYMAFGHPDYVEHYWNTHQDIIQPLTRNTITGLPAMHDELAQIRERNMAMDREENELGVSCLAVPVFDIHQRVPYAISISLSTSRLKQIGEKNLLKPLRETAEAISRELGFTVREASGT